Proteins co-encoded in one Desulfitobacterium hafniense DCB-2 genomic window:
- a CDS encoding GNAT family N-acetyltransferase — protein MNISYRVPAADEMEKISEQIMISYVSAYDGLMDRAYLSSLEADHWLPILEESAGKGDICLIAESEGKIIGSTVFSIVHEGKDIYAEWHAFYLLPEYISLGLGHSFYQRIEEEMLKQGCEFCILEVLSSNQRAIRFYLSHGFSRTETFTVQEYGMILSCDKMRKDFKGYPV, from the coding sequence ATGAATATAAGCTATCGTGTGCCTGCAGCGGATGAGATGGAGAAAATCAGTGAACAGATCATGATCAGTTACGTATCAGCCTACGACGGGCTGATGGACAGGGCGTATTTGTCTTCGCTGGAAGCCGATCATTGGCTGCCCATTCTAGAGGAGAGTGCGGGCAAAGGAGATATTTGCCTCATCGCGGAATCTGAGGGAAAGATCATTGGCAGCACCGTGTTCAGCATCGTCCATGAGGGGAAAGATATCTATGCGGAATGGCATGCCTTTTATTTGCTGCCGGAGTATATCAGTCTCGGCCTGGGCCATTCATTTTATCAGAGGATAGAGGAAGAAATGCTGAAGCAGGGATGTGAGTTTTGTATTCTGGAAGTATTATCCTCCAATCAGCGTGCCATACGATTTTATCTGTCTCATGGTTTTAGCAGGACAGAAACCTTTACCGTTCAGGAATACGGAATGATACTTTCCTGTGACAAAATGAGAAAAGACTTTAAAGGCTATCCTGTATAA
- a CDS encoding FUSC family protein — protein MREGGFSLFSKLKTWFGPRILKTGLGVTIAILICQIASVGPASFAAITVVINMQPSVSKALSNAWEQIAVNIVAVVLAIAVGLTVGSNPYIIGLVVILMIAASNRMGWHGVNLGIVSIIFILDAPPDQFLEHAISRALCIFIGLVVALTINRVLAPPRYKKNFRKKLYALVYDSSEFFLDSLKHYVDSTSFNSYEKVKPTLLEKQLEEVTELYEHAREEFSSKDKMQLMERLLELCRGFIERGENIEEMTRQRVKRRQAPDSPPQMGQGISKEFQNLLDYILVGKGILGALRDSLYLSFTYVPATPLQTLDQDFWNEFDLRMDQWQKHFSGVYFLRATMEVAVVATEMRWASKRMRSSYELSIKKNDLQPLEESKQFLQENPGVSGGPKE, from the coding sequence TTGAGGGAAGGGGGATTTTCCCTGTTTTCTAAGCTTAAAACTTGGTTTGGTCCAAGAATTCTTAAGACCGGACTGGGAGTAACCATTGCCATATTAATCTGCCAGATAGCTTCAGTGGGGCCGGCCAGCTTTGCCGCCATTACGGTGGTCATCAATATGCAGCCTTCCGTGAGCAAAGCCCTTTCTAACGCCTGGGAACAGATCGCTGTTAATATTGTAGCTGTGGTACTGGCTATTGCGGTGGGGCTGACCGTGGGAAGCAACCCTTATATCATCGGCTTGGTTGTTATCCTAATGATCGCCGCTTCCAACCGTATGGGGTGGCATGGTGTGAATTTAGGGATCGTATCCATCATCTTCATCCTGGATGCTCCTCCCGACCAATTCCTGGAACATGCTATTTCCCGGGCTTTGTGCATTTTTATTGGCTTGGTGGTAGCTCTTACCATCAATCGGGTGCTTGCTCCGCCCCGCTATAAAAAGAATTTCCGCAAAAAATTATATGCCCTTGTCTATGACTCATCGGAGTTCTTTTTGGACAGCCTTAAGCATTATGTGGATTCGACATCCTTCAACAGCTATGAAAAGGTAAAACCAACCTTGCTGGAAAAGCAGTTGGAAGAAGTGACAGAGCTTTACGAACACGCCCGGGAGGAATTCAGCTCCAAAGACAAAATGCAGCTTATGGAGCGGCTTCTGGAGCTGTGCCGGGGATTTATCGAGCGTGGGGAAAACATCGAAGAAATGACCCGTCAAAGAGTGAAACGGCGCCAGGCCCCTGATTCTCCTCCCCAAATGGGTCAGGGAATAAGCAAGGAATTCCAAAATCTTTTGGATTATATCCTGGTTGGCAAAGGGATCCTGGGAGCACTGCGGGATAGTTTGTACCTCAGCTTTACCTATGTTCCGGCCACGCCGCTGCAAACCCTTGATCAGGATTTTTGGAATGAGTTTGATCTAAGGATGGATCAGTGGCAAAAGCATTTCAGCGGCGTGTACTTTCTGCGGGCCACCATGGAAGTGGCTGTGGTGGCCACGGAAATGCGCTGGGCATCCAAGCGGATGAGAAGCAGTTACGAGCTGAGCATTAAGAAGAACGATTTGCAGCCTTTGGAAGAATCCAAGCAGTTCCTGCAGGAAAATCCGGGTGTTTCCGGCGGCCCTAAGGAATAA
- a CDS encoding M24 family metallopeptidase yields MFSKSEYERRLKGFQAILAQQEIEGALLVQRADTLYFTGTAQNLHLYIPRTGKPLLLVYRNMERVLAESPWEAFPLTGMSKLPELIMEHGHPLPKVMGLEYDVLPVANYLRYEKLFSQTKLMDISYPLRLFRAVKSAEEIARLEENGRVYAQLLEYASTVLRPGMTEIELEGLLEAKARTLGHETMLRTRAFGFEFHFGGVVAGPQGAISGYFDGPVTGLGASYAHPLGPSHSPIQAGDMVMMDLVIAQEGYQADATRMLVIGEPSQKMAEAYQLSCEIQERARLALIPGRKTGDVYAELVDWVERETPYAGNFMGYGQNRVRFIGHGVGLELDELPTISKGAQEILAPGMTIAVEPKFIFPGEGAVGVEDTLVIEGEKGARFLTHAPKSILRV; encoded by the coding sequence ATGTTTTCAAAATCTGAATATGAACGCCGCCTTAAAGGATTTCAAGCTATCCTGGCGCAACAGGAAATAGAAGGGGCACTTTTGGTGCAGCGGGCAGATACCCTCTATTTTACGGGGACGGCCCAAAACCTCCATCTCTATATACCCCGGACAGGGAAGCCGCTGCTGCTGGTTTATCGGAATATGGAAAGAGTTTTGGCTGAATCCCCTTGGGAGGCTTTTCCACTGACCGGCATGTCTAAACTGCCTGAACTGATCATGGAACATGGGCATCCCCTTCCCAAGGTGATGGGGCTGGAGTATGATGTTTTGCCTGTCGCCAACTATCTTCGCTATGAAAAGCTCTTCAGCCAAACAAAGCTGATGGATATTTCCTATCCGCTGCGGCTTTTCCGGGCTGTGAAATCTGCAGAGGAGATCGCCAGGCTTGAAGAAAATGGACGGGTCTATGCCCAGCTCTTAGAGTATGCTTCTACAGTGCTCCGTCCCGGCATGACTGAAATTGAGCTGGAAGGTCTGCTGGAGGCTAAGGCGAGAACGCTGGGGCATGAAACCATGCTGCGCACCCGGGCCTTTGGCTTTGAATTTCATTTCGGCGGGGTGGTGGCTGGACCCCAAGGGGCAATTTCCGGCTACTTCGATGGGCCGGTTACCGGCCTGGGCGCATCTTATGCCCATCCCCTGGGGCCTTCCCATTCCCCTATTCAGGCCGGGGATATGGTCATGATGGATTTAGTTATTGCCCAGGAAGGGTATCAGGCGGACGCCACCAGAATGCTGGTGATCGGGGAGCCTTCGCAAAAAATGGCGGAAGCCTATCAGCTCAGCTGTGAAATTCAGGAGCGGGCCCGCCTGGCTCTTATCCCCGGGCGCAAAACCGGGGATGTCTATGCCGAACTAGTGGACTGGGTGGAAAGAGAGACTCCATATGCCGGGAATTTTATGGGGTATGGGCAGAATCGGGTCCGCTTCATCGGCCATGGGGTGGGGCTGGAGTTGGATGAACTTCCGACCATCAGCAAAGGCGCTCAGGAGATCCTGGCTCCGGGAATGACCATAGCTGTCGAACCCAAATTTATCTTTCCCGGGGAAGGGGCCGTGGGTGTAGAGGATACCCTCGTTATTGAAGGAGAAAAGGGGGCCCGTTTTCTTACCCATGCCCCCAAATCCATCCTCAGAGTTTAG
- a CDS encoding enoyl-CoA hydratase-related protein gives MTYSNILVDYQEQIALVTIDRPKALNALNTLTLQELSQVVEDLANNSSVRVVILTGSGEKAFVAGADIAEMNMKTPLEARTFSQLGQKLMNQIESLPQPVIAAINGFALGGGLELAMACDIRLASEKARFGQPEVNLGIPAGFGGTQRLPRLVGSGRASEILLTAELFDAQEAFRMGLVNRVYPKEELQEQALAMARKIAAKAPVAIQLTKSAIYKGANMDLISGQDYEAEVFALAFHTEDRKAGFKAFLEKSQTEFQGR, from the coding sequence ATGACGTATTCGAATATCCTGGTTGATTATCAGGAGCAGATTGCCCTGGTGACGATCGATCGCCCCAAAGCCTTAAACGCGCTGAATACGCTGACCTTGCAGGAGCTCAGCCAGGTTGTTGAGGATTTGGCTAATAATTCCTCGGTACGGGTCGTGATTCTGACGGGAAGCGGTGAAAAGGCCTTTGTAGCCGGTGCCGATATCGCCGAAATGAACATGAAAACCCCGCTGGAAGCAAGGACGTTCAGCCAATTAGGCCAAAAGCTGATGAATCAGATTGAAAGCCTGCCCCAACCGGTCATTGCCGCCATCAATGGTTTTGCCCTGGGTGGAGGTCTGGAATTGGCGATGGCTTGCGATATTCGCCTGGCCAGTGAGAAGGCCCGCTTCGGGCAGCCGGAAGTAAACCTGGGTATACCGGCAGGCTTTGGCGGCACCCAACGGCTTCCCCGCTTGGTAGGCAGCGGACGGGCCAGTGAAATTCTCCTCACAGCCGAGCTGTTTGATGCTCAGGAGGCCTTCCGCATGGGTCTGGTTAACCGGGTTTATCCCAAAGAAGAGCTTCAGGAACAAGCTCTGGCTATGGCCAGGAAGATCGCCGCCAAAGCTCCCGTCGCCATACAATTAACCAAAAGCGCCATTTATAAAGGGGCCAATATGGATCTGATCAGTGGACAAGATTATGAAGCCGAGGTTTTTGCTTTGGCCTTCCATACTGAAGACCGCAAGGCGGGCTTTAAAGCCTTTCTCGAGAAAAGCCAGACTGAATTCCAGGGGCGGTAA
- a CDS encoding acetyl-CoA C-acetyltransferase, protein MREVVIVSAVRTPLGSFGGALENFTGAELGAIVIKEAIKRAGILPAQVEEVIMGNVLSAAAGQNPARQAAIKAGIPQEVPAWTLNKVCGSGLKSVICGAQAILAGDADIIVAGGMECMSSSAYALPKARKGYRMGNDSLVDTMIMDGLTDAFHNIHMGLTAENIAEQFQISREDQDALALRSQNRAEAAIQSGLFDEEIVAVEIPQKRGEPLVFSQDEFPRFGTTADTLTKLRPAFKKEGTVTAGNASGINDGAAAVVVMSKEKAEELGLAVLAKITSWASAGVDPLIMGTGPIPATRKALAKAGLTIADIDLVEANEAFAAQAAIVTRELGLDVEKTNVNGGAIALGHPIGASGTRVLVTLLHELKRRDGQRGLATLCIGGGQGVSLIVER, encoded by the coding sequence ATGAGAGAAGTAGTGATTGTCAGTGCTGTCCGTACACCCCTGGGGTCCTTTGGGGGAGCTTTAGAGAACTTTACAGGAGCCGAACTGGGAGCTATCGTGATCAAGGAAGCGATCAAACGGGCCGGAATCCTGCCTGCACAAGTGGAAGAAGTCATTATGGGGAATGTACTCAGTGCTGCGGCAGGTCAAAACCCTGCCCGACAAGCAGCAATTAAAGCAGGAATTCCTCAAGAAGTGCCCGCCTGGACCCTGAATAAGGTCTGCGGTTCCGGACTTAAATCGGTAATCTGTGGAGCCCAGGCCATCCTGGCCGGTGATGCGGATATTATTGTGGCCGGCGGCATGGAGTGCATGTCCTCATCGGCTTATGCTCTCCCTAAAGCAAGAAAAGGCTATCGGATGGGCAATGACAGCCTGGTGGATACCATGATCATGGATGGGTTAACCGATGCTTTCCATAATATTCACATGGGATTGACCGCCGAGAATATCGCTGAGCAGTTCCAGATTTCCCGGGAGGATCAGGATGCTTTGGCGCTGCGCAGTCAAAACCGGGCCGAGGCCGCGATCCAATCCGGATTATTCGATGAAGAGATTGTCGCTGTGGAAATTCCCCAAAAAAGAGGAGAGCCTCTGGTGTTCAGTCAGGATGAGTTTCCCCGTTTCGGCACCACTGCCGATACTTTGACCAAGCTGCGGCCGGCCTTTAAGAAAGAGGGTACGGTGACTGCGGGCAACGCTTCAGGGATCAATGACGGGGCTGCCGCAGTGGTGGTCATGTCCAAAGAGAAGGCTGAAGAATTGGGATTAGCAGTCCTGGCCAAAATCACTTCCTGGGCTTCTGCCGGGGTGGATCCTCTGATCATGGGGACCGGACCGATCCCTGCGACACGAAAAGCCTTGGCCAAAGCCGGACTGACTATTGCCGATATTGACCTGGTGGAGGCCAATGAAGCCTTTGCCGCCCAGGCCGCTATCGTTACCCGGGAGCTGGGACTGGATGTGGAAAAGACCAATGTCAACGGCGGTGCCATCGCCTTGGGGCACCCCATCGGTGCTTCCGGCACCCGCGTTCTGGTCACCCTTCTTCATGAATTGAAACGACGGGACGGACAGCGGGGGCTGGCCACCTTATGCATCGGCGGCGGTCAGGGCGTCAGCCTGATTGTAGAGAGATAG
- a CDS encoding acetyl-CoA hydrolase/transferase family protein — translation MNSIIEEYQKKLTTPEKAVSVVKSGDWVDYGSFTGQPVVLDKALAARKDELEDVKIRAVTAVRMPEVVKVDPEARHFVYNNWHFSGLDRKLHDQGLCWYSPIIYNELPSYYRRFLEVDVAMIPVAPMDEKGFFNFGPQVSHTKAMLEKAKIIIFEVNPKIPRCLGGLEEALHISEVDYIVETEWDLPQIQPVPPTELDNRIAGFIMPELVDGSCIQLGIGGMPNAMGKIIAQSDLKDLGVHTEMMTEAFVEMVEAGRVTGARKQIDRYKLTYTFSMGTQKTYDFLHNNPSCAIYPVDYVNNPWIIAKNDKVIAINNCVEVDLFGQVCSESSGTRQISGTGGQVDFTLGAYHSQGGKSFICLESTYKAKNGEIRSRINPILTPGAIVTTHRAMVNYVVTEHGIVNLKGKSTWERAEALISIAHPDFRDNLIKDAEKMGIWRRTAKLA, via the coding sequence TTGAATAGTATAATTGAAGAGTATCAAAAGAAGCTGACTACGCCGGAAAAAGCTGTGAGTGTGGTTAAATCAGGGGATTGGGTGGATTATGGCTCCTTTACCGGTCAGCCCGTTGTCTTGGATAAAGCTTTGGCAGCTCGCAAGGATGAGCTTGAGGATGTAAAGATTCGGGCGGTCACGGCGGTGAGGATGCCTGAGGTGGTCAAGGTTGATCCGGAGGCCAGGCATTTCGTTTATAATAACTGGCATTTCAGCGGTTTAGACCGTAAATTGCACGATCAGGGGCTTTGCTGGTACAGCCCGATCATCTATAATGAACTGCCCAGCTATTACCGGCGTTTTCTTGAGGTGGACGTAGCCATGATTCCGGTGGCGCCCATGGATGAAAAAGGCTTTTTCAACTTCGGACCCCAGGTTTCTCATACCAAAGCCATGTTGGAAAAAGCAAAAATCATTATTTTCGAGGTGAACCCGAAAATACCCCGTTGCCTGGGCGGTCTGGAAGAGGCCCTGCATATTTCTGAAGTGGATTATATCGTGGAAACAGAATGGGATCTGCCCCAGATTCAACCCGTTCCCCCTACTGAGTTGGATAACAGAATTGCCGGATTTATTATGCCTGAACTTGTGGATGGAAGCTGCATTCAGCTGGGTATTGGCGGTATGCCTAATGCTATGGGTAAGATTATTGCTCAATCCGACCTTAAAGATTTAGGTGTCCATACCGAGATGATGACGGAAGCCTTTGTGGAAATGGTGGAAGCCGGACGTGTTACCGGTGCCCGCAAACAGATTGACAGATATAAACTAACCTATACTTTTTCCATGGGAACTCAGAAAACTTATGATTTTCTTCATAACAACCCCAGCTGCGCGATTTACCCTGTAGACTATGTGAACAATCCTTGGATCATCGCCAAGAATGATAAGGTTATCGCCATCAATAATTGCGTCGAAGTCGATTTATTCGGCCAAGTATGTTCAGAATCTTCTGGCACCCGTCAAATCAGCGGCACAGGCGGACAGGTGGATTTTACTTTAGGCGCCTACCATTCCCAAGGCGGTAAATCCTTTATCTGCCTGGAGTCCACCTACAAAGCGAAAAATGGCGAGATAAGATCGCGGATTAATCCTATCTTAACTCCTGGTGCTATCGTCACAACCCATCGCGCCATGGTTAATTATGTGGTGACTGAGCACGGCATTGTCAATTTGAAAGGGAAGTCCACCTGGGAACGTGCCGAAGCTTTGATCTCCATCGCTCACCCCGATTTCCGCGATAATCTGATTAAAGATGCAGAAAAAATGGGTATCTGGAGAAGAACCGCTAAGCTTGCTTAA
- a CDS encoding acetate uptake transporter family protein, with protein MSNNNGGWANPSPAGLVALGVACFTFFALLSGRVTAGAMPLLGCWLIGGFITQVIVGAIELKEGQILGGNVFLYFSAFFMLVGGLEFFVKYFAAAQQWSIPLDTRIDGWAWIVLSFCLVLWTPAYFKSTSVLTMIVILIDIAVVQVAFLDLGVLSPSFKPFAAYALLFAGILAMYLSAALILNTTYGKTILPLTKPWVKEKTAAPVGNAKKM; from the coding sequence ATGTCCAATAATAATGGAGGATGGGCAAATCCTTCGCCTGCAGGTCTGGTCGCTTTAGGGGTTGCGTGCTTTACTTTTTTCGCTTTGCTGAGCGGCAGGGTTACAGCGGGGGCCATGCCTCTGCTGGGGTGCTGGCTGATCGGTGGTTTTATTACGCAGGTCATTGTTGGTGCTATTGAGTTAAAAGAAGGCCAGATTCTTGGCGGCAACGTTTTCCTTTATTTTTCAGCATTCTTTATGCTGGTCGGAGGATTGGAGTTTTTTGTTAAGTATTTTGCTGCGGCGCAACAATGGTCAATACCCTTGGATACCCGCATTGACGGCTGGGCTTGGATCGTTCTTTCCTTTTGTCTGGTGCTCTGGACTCCGGCTTACTTCAAATCGACAAGTGTCTTAACCATGATCGTTATTCTGATTGATATCGCCGTTGTCCAGGTTGCTTTCCTCGATTTGGGAGTTCTCAGTCCTTCCTTCAAACCTTTTGCTGCTTACGCTCTGCTTTTTGCGGGAATTTTGGCCATGTATCTCTCGGCGGCCTTAATTCTCAATACCACTTACGGTAAAACGATACTTCCTCTCACGAAGCCTTGGGTCAAAGAAAAAACCGCTGCACCTGTTGGAAATGCTAAAAAAATGTAA
- a CDS encoding heterodisulfide reductase-related iron-sulfur binding cluster — MATRELYWNIEYHWLIYPMLVIALGFFCYGFYQRYQLWQIGRPENRRQNIGKRIGDVLLYGLGHKRILKDAFPGIMHLLMFWGFALLFFATMIVALQADLGINMFKGGLYIFIKVTANAFGLLAIIGCLMAIWRRYGQRPDRLDNKKDDAFVLALILTILVTGFVIQAVRMAAVEDPWGMYAFIGYAMAPLFKGLSNSTLEGIHAFLWWFHFILVMVFFGYFPYSKLSHILLAPANQFLRHHGPIGIPENIDFEDESLETYGKSKLGEFSWKTLFNTDACLRCGRCQDNCPAYLSGKHLNPKKVIQDMGAYLEEMGQALKTYRAANPALAVAGSGNEVAAAAEADTGAQVPSEEELGLRSLIGDVIAEDDLWDCTTCRSCEEQCPIFVEHVDKTIDMRRNLVLMESRFPAEAQLAFRNMENNSNPWGIGWSSRGDFLQSVGCSTIEENPDAEILYFPGCSGSFDARNQKVSAALVKLLKAAQVNFAILGSEEKCCGDSARRLGNEYLFQALAQENIETMNGYGVKTIVTQCPHCFNTLKNEYPEFGGNYRVLHHTEYLNELLAAGRLKLHKAGSGSERGGNSQSVTYHDSCYLGRYNTIYTEPRTLLQAAGFRITEMSRHHEKSFCCGAGGGRMWLEEHQGQRINEMRTDEAMAAGAEVVSTGCPFCLTMISDGIAAREAVESVKVLDIAEILVERISE, encoded by the coding sequence ATGGCGACACGGGAGCTTTATTGGAATATTGAATATCACTGGCTGATTTACCCTATGCTGGTCATAGCTCTCGGTTTTTTCTGCTATGGTTTTTATCAGCGTTATCAGCTGTGGCAGATAGGACGGCCTGAGAACCGCAGGCAGAATATCGGCAAAAGAATCGGAGATGTCCTTCTTTATGGCTTAGGACATAAAAGAATCTTAAAAGATGCTTTTCCGGGAATCATGCACCTTTTGATGTTCTGGGGGTTTGCCCTGCTGTTCTTTGCCACGATGATTGTAGCCTTGCAGGCTGACTTAGGGATCAATATGTTTAAAGGCGGGCTCTATATCTTTATTAAGGTAACCGCCAATGCCTTTGGACTGTTAGCCATTATCGGCTGTCTGATGGCGATTTGGCGGCGTTATGGTCAGCGTCCGGATCGCCTCGATAATAAAAAGGATGACGCCTTTGTTTTAGCCCTTATCCTTACGATCCTGGTCACCGGTTTTGTCATTCAGGCTGTGCGTATGGCGGCAGTTGAAGATCCCTGGGGCATGTATGCCTTCATCGGCTATGCCATGGCACCCCTTTTCAAGGGCTTGAGCAATTCAACCCTGGAAGGAATTCATGCCTTTCTCTGGTGGTTCCATTTCATTTTAGTGATGGTCTTTTTTGGGTATTTTCCTTACTCCAAGCTTTCCCATATCCTTTTGGCCCCTGCCAATCAGTTTTTGCGGCATCATGGCCCCATCGGCATCCCGGAGAATATCGATTTTGAGGATGAGAGCCTGGAGACTTATGGCAAAAGCAAGCTGGGTGAGTTCAGCTGGAAGACCCTTTTTAATACGGATGCCTGTTTGCGCTGCGGTAGATGCCAGGATAACTGTCCGGCTTATTTAAGCGGCAAACACCTTAACCCCAAAAAGGTGATTCAGGATATGGGCGCTTATCTGGAAGAGATGGGTCAGGCACTGAAAACCTACCGGGCGGCCAATCCGGCCCTTGCCGTGGCCGGCTCCGGAAATGAGGTGGCGGCTGCGGCTGAAGCTGACACTGGGGCCCAAGTTCCCAGTGAAGAAGAGTTGGGCTTGCGCTCTCTCATCGGTGATGTGATTGCCGAAGATGATCTTTGGGACTGTACCACCTGCCGTTCCTGTGAAGAACAATGTCCGATCTTTGTTGAGCATGTGGATAAAACCATTGATATGCGCCGTAATCTGGTGCTTATGGAATCGCGTTTTCCCGCTGAGGCTCAGCTGGCTTTCCGCAATATGGAGAACAACAGCAATCCCTGGGGAATCGGCTGGTCTTCACGGGGGGACTTTTTGCAAAGTGTAGGATGTTCGACTATAGAAGAAAATCCAGATGCTGAAATTCTTTACTTTCCAGGTTGTTCAGGATCCTTTGATGCACGGAATCAGAAGGTCTCGGCAGCCTTGGTGAAGCTCCTGAAGGCCGCACAAGTTAATTTTGCTATTTTAGGCAGTGAGGAGAAATGTTGTGGAGACTCAGCCCGCCGCCTGGGAAATGAATATCTTTTTCAGGCCTTGGCTCAGGAAAATATTGAGACGATGAATGGCTACGGGGTAAAAACCATCGTTACTCAATGTCCTCACTGTTTTAATACCCTTAAGAACGAATATCCTGAGTTTGGCGGGAATTACCGGGTGCTCCACCATACCGAATATTTAAACGAACTATTAGCCGCCGGTAGATTAAAGCTTCATAAAGCAGGCAGTGGTTCGGAAAGGGGGGGAAACAGTCAATCCGTTACCTATCACGACTCCTGTTATCTGGGCCGCTATAACACGATTTACACAGAACCCAGAACCTTGCTGCAAGCTGCCGGTTTCCGGATTACCGAAATGTCCCGTCATCATGAGAAGAGTTTTTGCTGCGGTGCCGGCGGCGGAAGAATGTGGCTGGAAGAACATCAGGGCCAACGTATCAATGAGATGCGCACGGACGAGGCCATGGCGGCAGGCGCAGAAGTGGTGAGCACGGGATGCCCGTTCTGCTTAACCATGATCAGCGACGGCATAGCTGCCCGTGAAGCCGTGGAGAGTGTGAAGGTATTGGATATTGCAGAGATCCTTGTCGAAAGAATATCGGAATAA
- a CDS encoding electron transfer flavoprotein subunit alpha/FixB family protein, giving the protein MPKGIWVFVEQAEGKVRKISLEILSQGRKIADQTGEPLAAVIAGDGIAGLAQEAAGYGADQVFLLNSPQLAQYTTGAYTSALAKLIQEKEPQAFLLGHTAVGKDLAPRLAQRLGVGLASDVIDIEVDPEKFLLYKRPVYTGSAYSFVEIVSRPSLATVRAKSFPVAEPDPARQAEVIEAAVTIDPEDLKVIVKDVAYLVTSRPALTEADFVISGGRGMKGKENFALLEELADVVGGAVGASRAAVDSGWIDNQFQVGQTGSIVAPTLYIACGISGAIQHIAGMGASKVIIAVNKDPEAPIFNVADYGIVGDLFEVVPLLTEEFKKLVNG; this is encoded by the coding sequence ATGCCTAAGGGAATATGGGTATTTGTCGAACAAGCTGAAGGGAAAGTTCGCAAAATATCCTTGGAAATATTAAGTCAGGGGCGAAAAATTGCCGACCAGACGGGAGAACCTCTGGCGGCGGTGATCGCCGGTGACGGCATCGCCGGCTTAGCACAGGAAGCCGCCGGTTATGGAGCTGATCAGGTCTTCTTACTGAACTCCCCCCAGTTGGCCCAGTATACGACCGGGGCCTATACTTCCGCACTGGCTAAGCTCATTCAGGAAAAAGAACCCCAAGCCTTCCTGTTAGGCCACACGGCAGTGGGCAAAGATTTGGCTCCCCGCCTGGCCCAACGCTTAGGAGTCGGCCTTGCATCAGACGTTATCGATATTGAAGTGGATCCGGAAAAGTTCCTTCTTTATAAACGGCCTGTCTATACGGGCAGCGCTTACAGCTTTGTGGAAATCGTGAGCAGGCCCAGCCTGGCCACGGTAAGAGCTAAATCCTTCCCAGTGGCGGAGCCGGATCCAGCCAGACAAGCCGAGGTCATCGAAGCAGCGGTGACCATCGACCCGGAAGATCTTAAAGTCATTGTCAAAGATGTGGCCTATTTGGTGACCAGCCGTCCGGCGCTGACTGAAGCAGATTTTGTGATCTCCGGCGGCCGGGGCATGAAGGGGAAGGAGAACTTCGCTCTTCTTGAAGAGTTAGCCGATGTGGTGGGGGGAGCGGTAGGAGCTTCCCGGGCGGCCGTGGATTCCGGGTGGATAGACAACCAGTTTCAGGTAGGACAGACCGGGAGCATTGTGGCCCCGACCTTGTATATTGCCTGCGGGATCAGCGGCGCGATTCAGCACATCGCCGGGATGGGAGCATCCAAGGTCATCATTGCCGTCAATAAAGACCCTGAAGCGCCTATTTTCAATGTGGCCGACTATGGTATCGTGGGGGATTTGTTTGAGGTCGTCCCCCTTCTTACGGAAGAATTTAAGAAATTAGTGAACGGATAG
- a CDS encoding electron transfer flavoprotein subunit beta/FixA family protein, with translation MNIVVCVKQTIDTEAKIVLNSEGKIDANGVTLVINPLDEYAIEEALRMKEKFGGEVTVITLGGDQATATIRSALAMGADKAIHINDPALGEVDEGIAAAILAKTIETIPYDIILAGVMDTDHGSAQVAVRMSEKLGLPSISSVTKLDINGTQATALRVIDGGLATLEVALPAVITVVQGINEVRYPSVAGIMKAKKKPLTPLKLSDIGLDASGLALQAKVTQYTLPTPRQGGRILPGEAAEATHELARILREEAKVL, from the coding sequence ATGAACATTGTGGTATGCGTTAAGCAAACGATTGATACAGAAGCTAAAATAGTTTTGAACAGTGAAGGAAAAATAGATGCCAACGGTGTTACCCTGGTGATCAATCCTTTGGACGAATACGCTATTGAAGAAGCGCTCCGCATGAAAGAGAAATTCGGCGGTGAAGTAACCGTTATTACCCTGGGCGGGGATCAGGCCACCGCGACCATCCGCAGTGCTCTGGCTATGGGCGCCGATAAAGCGATTCACATTAACGACCCTGCTCTGGGGGAAGTGGATGAAGGCATAGCTGCCGCCATCCTCGCCAAAACCATCGAGACCATCCCTTACGACATCATTTTAGCAGGAGTGATGGACACCGATCATGGCTCAGCCCAGGTAGCCGTACGCATGTCTGAGAAGCTGGGGCTTCCTTCCATCAGCAGTGTCACCAAGCTGGACATTAATGGCACTCAGGCCACAGCCCTGCGGGTCATCGACGGCGGTCTGGCAACACTGGAGGTCGCACTTCCGGCTGTGATCACCGTAGTTCAGGGCATCAATGAGGTGCGTTATCCATCCGTAGCCGGCATTATGAAAGCGAAGAAAAAGCCCCTGACACCTCTCAAACTGAGTGACATCGGGCTGGATGCCTCCGGCTTGGCGCTGCAGGCCAAGGTTACCCAATATACTTTGCCCACCCCCAGACAAGGAGGAAGAATACTTCCCGGTGAAGCGGCAGAAGCCACCCATGAATTAGCACGAATCCTCCGCGAAGAAGCTAAAGTTCTCTAA